The proteins below come from a single Miscanthus floridulus cultivar M001 chromosome 1, ASM1932011v1, whole genome shotgun sequence genomic window:
- the LOC136503568 gene encoding cytochrome P450 CYP94D108-like, whose amino-acid sequence MTEALERQTTCTFVLRRPGGVRGAITTSPANVEHVLRTSFDNYPKGPRFSSLLHDFLGRGIFTADGEAWRAQRKVASHEFTTRSLRAFVARCVHAELHGRLLPLLRRAAASGAPLDLQDALERFAFDNICRVAFDHDPRQLADNGDYTADCTFADAFRDAANLSVGRFRYAVPGFWKIKKALNVGSEKRLRESIAMVHDFADRIIQSRREEMLRAGFDKHDLLSRFMASQDETYSESKVPLRDVVISFLLAGRETTSSALTWFFCLLSSRPDVQRRIRDEVAAVRARRAQGDVNNVIGFDLDELREMHYVHAAITESMRLYPPVPLNTLRAETDDVLPDGTAVRAGWFVTYTSYGMGRMESVWGDDAREYRPERWLNPVDGTFRPDSPFRFVAFHAGPRLCVGKEMAYIQMKSIVACVLEELDVAVDGAYRPRQVASLTLRMADGSRDETDELLLRTYKLSQLHQFLHQAMLC is encoded by the coding sequence ATGACCGAGGCACTCGAGCGCCAGACCACGTGCACATTCGTGCTGCGCCGGCCGGGCGGCGTGCGGGGCGCGATCACGACGAGCCCTGCGAACGTGGAGCACGTCCTGCGCACCAGCTTCGACAACTACCCCAAGGGGCCCCGGTTCTCGTCGCTGCTGCACGACTTCCTCGGCCGGGGCATCTTCACCGCCGACGGAGAGGCTTGGCGCGCACAGCGGAAGGTTGCCAGCCACGAGTTCACCACGCGCTCTCTCCGTGCCTTCGTGGCGCGCTGCGTGCACGCCGAGCTACACGGCCGCCTCCTCCCGCTGCTGCGGCGCGCCGCGGCGTCCGGCGCCCCCCTCGATCTCCAGGACGCGCTCGAGCGGTTCGCGTTCGACAATATCTGTCGCGTCGCCTTCGACCACGACCCGCGCCAGCTCGCGGACAATGGCGACTACACGGCGGACTGCACCTTCGCCGATGCGTTCCGTGACGCTGCGAATCTCAGCGTGGGCCGGTTCCGGTACGCGGTCCCGGGGTTTTGGAAGATCAAGAAAGCGCTAAACGTTGGTTCTGAGAAGCGGCTGCGGGAGTCCATCGCGATGGTGCACGACTTCGCCGATCGCATAATCCAGTCGCGGCGGGAGGAGATGCTGAGAGCCGGTTTTGACAAGCACGACCTCCTGTCGCGGTTCATGGCGAGCCAGGACGAGACCTACTCCGAGTCCAAGGTGCCCCTCCGCGACGTGGTGATCAGCTTCCTACTGGCGGGGCGCGAGACCACGTCCTCGGCGCTCACCTGGTTCTTCTGTCTGCTGTCCTCGCGGCCGGACGTGCAGCGCCGCATCCGCGACGAGGTCGCTGCTGTGCGCGCCCGGCGTGCACAGGGCGACGTCAATAACGTCATCGGTTTCGACCTGGACGAGCTCCGCGAGATGCACTACGTGCACGCGGCCATCACGGAGTCGATGCGGCTGTACCCGCCGGTGCCGTTGAACACGCTGCGGGCGGAGACAGACGACGTCCTGCCCGACGGCACAGCCGTGCGGGCAGGGTGGTTCGTGACGTACACTTCATACGGGATGGGGCGGATGGAGTCGGTCTGGGGCGACGACGCGCGGGAGTACCGGCCGGAGCGGTGGCTCAACCCCGTTGACGGGACGTTCCGACCGGACAGCCCGTTCCGGTTCGTGGCGTTCCACGCGGGGCCCAGGCTGTGCGTGGGCAAGGAGATGGCGTACATCCAAATGAAGTCCATCGTGGCGTGCGTGCTGGAGGAGCTCGACGTCGCGGTGGACGGCGCGTACAGGCCCCGGCAGGTTGCGTCGCTGACGCTGCGGATGGCGGACGGGAGCAGAGACGAGACTGACGAGCTGCTGTTGCGAACTTACAAGCTATCACAACTCCATCAGTTCCTACACCAGGCAATGCTATGTTGA